From a region of the Vidua macroura isolate BioBank_ID:100142 chromosome 25, ASM2450914v1, whole genome shotgun sequence genome:
- the ZBTB8OS gene encoding protein archease isoform X2, protein MLHAWGDTLEEAFEQCAMAMFGYMTDTGTVEPVDTVEVEAEGHDLLSLLFHFLDEWLYKFSADEFFIPREVKVLHIDRRQFKIRSIGWGEEFSLDKHPQGTEVKAITYSAMQICEDEKPEVFVIIDI, encoded by the exons AT GCTCCATGCCTGGGGAGACACCTTGGAAGAAGCCTTTGAGCAGTGTGCCATGGCCATGTTTGGCTACATGACAGACACAGGCACTGTGGAACCTGTGGATACTGTGGAGGTAGAGGCAGAAG GGCATGACCTGTTGTCTCTTCTCTTCCACTTCCTGGATGAGTGGCTGTATAAATTCAGTGCTGATGAGTTTTTTATACCCAGG GAAGTGAAAGTGCTTCACATTGACCGAAGGCAGTTCAAAATAAGATCAATTGG GTGGGGAGAAGAGTTCTCTTTAGACAAACACCCACAG GGCACAGAGGTCAAAGCCATAACTTACTCAGCAATGCAGATCTGTGAAGATGAAAAGCCAGAAGTTTTTGTCATCATTGATATTTAA
- the RBBP4 gene encoding histone-binding protein RBBP4 isoform X1 — protein sequence MADKEAAFDDAVEERVINEEYKIWKKNTPFLYDLVMTHALEWPSLTAQWLPDVTRPEGKDFSIHRLVLGTHTSDEQNHLVIASVQLPNDDAQFDASHYDSEKGEFGGFGSVSGKIEIEIKINHEGEVNRARYMPQNPCIIATKTPSSDVLVFDYTKHPSKPDPSGECNPDLRLRGHQKEGYGLSWNPNLSGHLLSASDDHTICLWDISAVPKEGKVVDAKTIFTGHTAVVEDVSWHLLHESLFGSVADDQKLMIWDTRSNNTSKPSHSVDAHTAEVNCLSFNPYSEFILATGSADKTVALWDLRNLKLKLHSFESHKDEIFQVQWSPHNETILASSGTDRRLNVWDLSKIGEEQSPEDAEDGPPELLFIHGGHTAKISDFSWNPNEPWVICSVSEDNIMQVWQMAENIYNDEDPEGSVDPEGQGS from the exons ATGGCGGACAAGGAAG CAGCCTTTGATGACGCAGTGGAAGAGCGTGTGATCAACGAGGAATATAAGATATGGAAAAAGAACACCCCGTTCCTGTATGATCTGGTGATGACCCATGCCCTGGAGTGGCCCAGCTTGACTGCTCAGTGGCTTCCTGATGTCACAAG ACCTGAAGGCAAAGATTTCAGCATCCACAGGTTGGTGCTGGGCACCCACACCTCAGATGAACAAAACCACCTGGTGATTGccagtgtgcagctgcccaACGACGATGCCCAGTTTGATGCTTCCCACTATGACAGTGAGAAAGGAG AGTTTGGAGGCTTTGGCTCAGTGAGTGGAAAAATTGAAATTGAAATCAAGATAAACCACGAGGGAGAGGTGAACAGAGCCCGTTACATGCCCCAGAACCCCTGCATCATCGCCACCAAGACTCCCTCCAGCGATGTCCTGGTCTTTGATTACACCAAACACCCCTCCAAACCAG ATCCTTCTGGAGAGTGCAACCCAGACCTGCGTCTCCGTGGGCACCAGAAGGAGGGGTATGGGCTGTCCTGGAACCCAAACCTCAGCGGGCACTTGCTGAGTGCCTCTGATGATCAC aCCATTTGCTTGTGGGATATCAGTGCTGTTCCCAAAGAAGGCAAAGTGGTGGATGCCAAGACCATCTTCACGGGGCACACAGCGGTGGTGGAGGATGTATCCTGGCACCTGCTCCATGAATCCCTCTTTGGATCTGTTGCTGATGATCAGAAGCTCATGAT ctgggaCACGCGGTCAAACAACACCTCCAAACCCAGTCATTCCGTGGATGCTCACACAGCTGAGGTGAACTGCCTCTCCTTCAACCCCTACAGTGAGTTTATCCTGGCCACAGGATCAGCTGATAAG actgTTGCTCTATGGGACTTGAGGAACCTAAAACTGAAGCTGCACTCCTTTGAATCACATaaagatgaaatatttcag GTTCAGTGGTCTCCCCATAATGAAAccatcctggcctccagtgGCACGGACCGCAGGCTAAATGTTTGGGACTTGAG taaaatTGGAGAGGAGCAATCCCCTGAGGATGCTGAGGATGgtcccccagagctgctg TTTATCCATGGTGGTCATACTGCAAAGATCTCTGATTTCTCCTGGAATCCCAATGAGCCCTGGGTCATTTGTTCTGTATCAGAAGATAATATCATGCAAGTCTGGCAAATG GCAGAGAACATCTACAACGATGAAGATCCCGAAGGAAGCGTGGATCCAGAAGGTCAAGGATCCTAG
- the RBBP4 gene encoding histone-binding protein RBBP4 isoform X2, whose protein sequence is MADKEAFDDAVEERVINEEYKIWKKNTPFLYDLVMTHALEWPSLTAQWLPDVTRPEGKDFSIHRLVLGTHTSDEQNHLVIASVQLPNDDAQFDASHYDSEKGEFGGFGSVSGKIEIEIKINHEGEVNRARYMPQNPCIIATKTPSSDVLVFDYTKHPSKPDPSGECNPDLRLRGHQKEGYGLSWNPNLSGHLLSASDDHTICLWDISAVPKEGKVVDAKTIFTGHTAVVEDVSWHLLHESLFGSVADDQKLMIWDTRSNNTSKPSHSVDAHTAEVNCLSFNPYSEFILATGSADKTVALWDLRNLKLKLHSFESHKDEIFQVQWSPHNETILASSGTDRRLNVWDLSKIGEEQSPEDAEDGPPELLFIHGGHTAKISDFSWNPNEPWVICSVSEDNIMQVWQMAENIYNDEDPEGSVDPEGQGS, encoded by the exons ATGGCGGACAAGGAAG CCTTTGATGACGCAGTGGAAGAGCGTGTGATCAACGAGGAATATAAGATATGGAAAAAGAACACCCCGTTCCTGTATGATCTGGTGATGACCCATGCCCTGGAGTGGCCCAGCTTGACTGCTCAGTGGCTTCCTGATGTCACAAG ACCTGAAGGCAAAGATTTCAGCATCCACAGGTTGGTGCTGGGCACCCACACCTCAGATGAACAAAACCACCTGGTGATTGccagtgtgcagctgcccaACGACGATGCCCAGTTTGATGCTTCCCACTATGACAGTGAGAAAGGAG AGTTTGGAGGCTTTGGCTCAGTGAGTGGAAAAATTGAAATTGAAATCAAGATAAACCACGAGGGAGAGGTGAACAGAGCCCGTTACATGCCCCAGAACCCCTGCATCATCGCCACCAAGACTCCCTCCAGCGATGTCCTGGTCTTTGATTACACCAAACACCCCTCCAAACCAG ATCCTTCTGGAGAGTGCAACCCAGACCTGCGTCTCCGTGGGCACCAGAAGGAGGGGTATGGGCTGTCCTGGAACCCAAACCTCAGCGGGCACTTGCTGAGTGCCTCTGATGATCAC aCCATTTGCTTGTGGGATATCAGTGCTGTTCCCAAAGAAGGCAAAGTGGTGGATGCCAAGACCATCTTCACGGGGCACACAGCGGTGGTGGAGGATGTATCCTGGCACCTGCTCCATGAATCCCTCTTTGGATCTGTTGCTGATGATCAGAAGCTCATGAT ctgggaCACGCGGTCAAACAACACCTCCAAACCCAGTCATTCCGTGGATGCTCACACAGCTGAGGTGAACTGCCTCTCCTTCAACCCCTACAGTGAGTTTATCCTGGCCACAGGATCAGCTGATAAG actgTTGCTCTATGGGACTTGAGGAACCTAAAACTGAAGCTGCACTCCTTTGAATCACATaaagatgaaatatttcag GTTCAGTGGTCTCCCCATAATGAAAccatcctggcctccagtgGCACGGACCGCAGGCTAAATGTTTGGGACTTGAG taaaatTGGAGAGGAGCAATCCCCTGAGGATGCTGAGGATGgtcccccagagctgctg TTTATCCATGGTGGTCATACTGCAAAGATCTCTGATTTCTCCTGGAATCCCAATGAGCCCTGGGTCATTTGTTCTGTATCAGAAGATAATATCATGCAAGTCTGGCAAATG GCAGAGAACATCTACAACGATGAAGATCCCGAAGGAAGCGTGGATCCAGAAGGTCAAGGATCCTAG
- the RBBP4 gene encoding histone-binding protein RBBP4 isoform X4, translating to MAFDDAVEERVINEEYKIWKKNTPFLYDLVMTHALEWPSLTAQWLPDVTRPEGKDFSIHRLVLGTHTSDEQNHLVIASVQLPNDDAQFDASHYDSEKGEFGGFGSVSGKIEIEIKINHEGEVNRARYMPQNPCIIATKTPSSDVLVFDYTKHPSKPDPSGECNPDLRLRGHQKEGYGLSWNPNLSGHLLSASDDHTICLWDISAVPKEGKVVDAKTIFTGHTAVVEDVSWHLLHESLFGSVADDQKLMIWDTRSNNTSKPSHSVDAHTAEVNCLSFNPYSEFILATGSADKTVALWDLRNLKLKLHSFESHKDEIFQVQWSPHNETILASSGTDRRLNVWDLSKIGEEQSPEDAEDGPPELLFIHGGHTAKISDFSWNPNEPWVICSVSEDNIMQVWQMAENIYNDEDPEGSVDPEGQGS from the exons ATGG CCTTTGATGACGCAGTGGAAGAGCGTGTGATCAACGAGGAATATAAGATATGGAAAAAGAACACCCCGTTCCTGTATGATCTGGTGATGACCCATGCCCTGGAGTGGCCCAGCTTGACTGCTCAGTGGCTTCCTGATGTCACAAG ACCTGAAGGCAAAGATTTCAGCATCCACAGGTTGGTGCTGGGCACCCACACCTCAGATGAACAAAACCACCTGGTGATTGccagtgtgcagctgcccaACGACGATGCCCAGTTTGATGCTTCCCACTATGACAGTGAGAAAGGAG AGTTTGGAGGCTTTGGCTCAGTGAGTGGAAAAATTGAAATTGAAATCAAGATAAACCACGAGGGAGAGGTGAACAGAGCCCGTTACATGCCCCAGAACCCCTGCATCATCGCCACCAAGACTCCCTCCAGCGATGTCCTGGTCTTTGATTACACCAAACACCCCTCCAAACCAG ATCCTTCTGGAGAGTGCAACCCAGACCTGCGTCTCCGTGGGCACCAGAAGGAGGGGTATGGGCTGTCCTGGAACCCAAACCTCAGCGGGCACTTGCTGAGTGCCTCTGATGATCAC aCCATTTGCTTGTGGGATATCAGTGCTGTTCCCAAAGAAGGCAAAGTGGTGGATGCCAAGACCATCTTCACGGGGCACACAGCGGTGGTGGAGGATGTATCCTGGCACCTGCTCCATGAATCCCTCTTTGGATCTGTTGCTGATGATCAGAAGCTCATGAT ctgggaCACGCGGTCAAACAACACCTCCAAACCCAGTCATTCCGTGGATGCTCACACAGCTGAGGTGAACTGCCTCTCCTTCAACCCCTACAGTGAGTTTATCCTGGCCACAGGATCAGCTGATAAG actgTTGCTCTATGGGACTTGAGGAACCTAAAACTGAAGCTGCACTCCTTTGAATCACATaaagatgaaatatttcag GTTCAGTGGTCTCCCCATAATGAAAccatcctggcctccagtgGCACGGACCGCAGGCTAAATGTTTGGGACTTGAG taaaatTGGAGAGGAGCAATCCCCTGAGGATGCTGAGGATGgtcccccagagctgctg TTTATCCATGGTGGTCATACTGCAAAGATCTCTGATTTCTCCTGGAATCCCAATGAGCCCTGGGTCATTTGTTCTGTATCAGAAGATAATATCATGCAAGTCTGGCAAATG GCAGAGAACATCTACAACGATGAAGATCCCGAAGGAAGCGTGGATCCAGAAGGTCAAGGATCCTAG
- the RBBP4 gene encoding histone-binding protein RBBP4 isoform X3, with the protein MAAFDDAVEERVINEEYKIWKKNTPFLYDLVMTHALEWPSLTAQWLPDVTRPEGKDFSIHRLVLGTHTSDEQNHLVIASVQLPNDDAQFDASHYDSEKGEFGGFGSVSGKIEIEIKINHEGEVNRARYMPQNPCIIATKTPSSDVLVFDYTKHPSKPDPSGECNPDLRLRGHQKEGYGLSWNPNLSGHLLSASDDHTICLWDISAVPKEGKVVDAKTIFTGHTAVVEDVSWHLLHESLFGSVADDQKLMIWDTRSNNTSKPSHSVDAHTAEVNCLSFNPYSEFILATGSADKTVALWDLRNLKLKLHSFESHKDEIFQVQWSPHNETILASSGTDRRLNVWDLSKIGEEQSPEDAEDGPPELLFIHGGHTAKISDFSWNPNEPWVICSVSEDNIMQVWQMAENIYNDEDPEGSVDPEGQGS; encoded by the exons ATGG CAGCCTTTGATGACGCAGTGGAAGAGCGTGTGATCAACGAGGAATATAAGATATGGAAAAAGAACACCCCGTTCCTGTATGATCTGGTGATGACCCATGCCCTGGAGTGGCCCAGCTTGACTGCTCAGTGGCTTCCTGATGTCACAAG ACCTGAAGGCAAAGATTTCAGCATCCACAGGTTGGTGCTGGGCACCCACACCTCAGATGAACAAAACCACCTGGTGATTGccagtgtgcagctgcccaACGACGATGCCCAGTTTGATGCTTCCCACTATGACAGTGAGAAAGGAG AGTTTGGAGGCTTTGGCTCAGTGAGTGGAAAAATTGAAATTGAAATCAAGATAAACCACGAGGGAGAGGTGAACAGAGCCCGTTACATGCCCCAGAACCCCTGCATCATCGCCACCAAGACTCCCTCCAGCGATGTCCTGGTCTTTGATTACACCAAACACCCCTCCAAACCAG ATCCTTCTGGAGAGTGCAACCCAGACCTGCGTCTCCGTGGGCACCAGAAGGAGGGGTATGGGCTGTCCTGGAACCCAAACCTCAGCGGGCACTTGCTGAGTGCCTCTGATGATCAC aCCATTTGCTTGTGGGATATCAGTGCTGTTCCCAAAGAAGGCAAAGTGGTGGATGCCAAGACCATCTTCACGGGGCACACAGCGGTGGTGGAGGATGTATCCTGGCACCTGCTCCATGAATCCCTCTTTGGATCTGTTGCTGATGATCAGAAGCTCATGAT ctgggaCACGCGGTCAAACAACACCTCCAAACCCAGTCATTCCGTGGATGCTCACACAGCTGAGGTGAACTGCCTCTCCTTCAACCCCTACAGTGAGTTTATCCTGGCCACAGGATCAGCTGATAAG actgTTGCTCTATGGGACTTGAGGAACCTAAAACTGAAGCTGCACTCCTTTGAATCACATaaagatgaaatatttcag GTTCAGTGGTCTCCCCATAATGAAAccatcctggcctccagtgGCACGGACCGCAGGCTAAATGTTTGGGACTTGAG taaaatTGGAGAGGAGCAATCCCCTGAGGATGCTGAGGATGgtcccccagagctgctg TTTATCCATGGTGGTCATACTGCAAAGATCTCTGATTTCTCCTGGAATCCCAATGAGCCCTGGGTCATTTGTTCTGTATCAGAAGATAATATCATGCAAGTCTGGCAAATG GCAGAGAACATCTACAACGATGAAGATCCCGAAGGAAGCGTGGATCCAGAAGGTCAAGGATCCTAG
- the ZBTB8OS gene encoding protein archease isoform X1: protein MAAEDRDYNLTQEQKAVKDKYPPLCKKYEYLDHTADVQLHAWGDTLEEAFEQCAMAMFGYMTDTGTVEPVDTVEVEAEGHDLLSLLFHFLDEWLYKFSADEFFIPREVKVLHIDRRQFKIRSIGWGEEFSLDKHPQGTEVKAITYSAMQICEDEKPEVFVIIDI, encoded by the exons ATGGCAGCTGAGGACAGGGATTACAACCTGACCCAGGAGCAGAAGGCTGTGAAAGACAAGTACCCCCCTCTCTGCAAGAAATATGAAT ATTTGGATCACACAGCAGATGTGCA GCTCCATGCCTGGGGAGACACCTTGGAAGAAGCCTTTGAGCAGTGTGCCATGGCCATGTTTGGCTACATGACAGACACAGGCACTGTGGAACCTGTGGATACTGTGGAGGTAGAGGCAGAAG GGCATGACCTGTTGTCTCTTCTCTTCCACTTCCTGGATGAGTGGCTGTATAAATTCAGTGCTGATGAGTTTTTTATACCCAGG GAAGTGAAAGTGCTTCACATTGACCGAAGGCAGTTCAAAATAAGATCAATTGG GTGGGGAGAAGAGTTCTCTTTAGACAAACACCCACAG GGCACAGAGGTCAAAGCCATAACTTACTCAGCAATGCAGATCTGTGAAGATGAAAAGCCAGAAGTTTTTGTCATCATTGATATTTAA